One Drosophila subpulchrella strain 33 F10 #4 breed RU33 unplaced genomic scaffold, RU_Dsub_v1.1 Primary Assembly Seq53, whole genome shotgun sequence DNA window includes the following coding sequences:
- the LOC119562493 gene encoding RNA polymerase I-specific transcription initiation factor RRN3-like produces the protein MLCICIAPIETTCKDLHFLECLQLSRIAGCHLNPLRYCLASVATAFADVSRTYQLAYCYTVLHSSPRRKLPIVSVRGKCKTEEKLETLFPFNHYVLKLSKKYIEANFIVHQCKGTDNCVCGSTNKSLSTPPDDEEDDFIISDMLKHLEMSTKQ, from the exons ATGCTCTGTATATGCATTGCTCCGATAGAaacgacctgcaagg atttgcaTTTTCTTGAGTGTCTGCAGTTATCCCGCATCGCGGGATGTCACTTAAATCCCCTGCGATACTGTCTAGCCTCAGTGGCCACAGCATTCGCTGATGTTTCGAGAACTTACCAGCTGGCCTACTGTTATACAGTTTTGCATAGTAGCCCTCGGCGTAAACTACCCATTGTTTCCGTCCGTGGAAAATGTAAGACCGAGGAAAAGCttgaaacgttattccccttCAACCACTATGTGCTAAAGCT ATCGAAGAAGTATATTGAGGCCAACTTCATAGTTCACCAATGCAAAGGCACGGATAATTGTGTGTGTGGCTCTACCAATAAGTCCCTTTCTACACCACCAGATGACGAGGAGGACGATTTCATTATATCGGACATGCTAAAGCATTTGGAAATGTCTACGAAGCAATAG